One Brassica napus cultivar Da-Ae chromosome C4, Da-Ae, whole genome shotgun sequence genomic region harbors:
- the LOC106390713 gene encoding phosphoglucan phosphatase DSP4, chloroplastic has protein sequence MNCLQNLPRSSVSPMYGFGGNQRVPSSPSSLKMMLLPIKANDLKLRLVLQAVSDSKSTSAEVSGVSNKEEEEKSDEYSQDMTQAMGAVLTYRHELGMNYSFVRPDLIVGSCLQTPEDVDKLRKIGVKTIFCLQQDPDLEYFGVDISSIQAYAKTFADIQHIRCQIRDFDAFDLRLRLPAVVSTLYKAVQRNGGVTYVHCTAGMGRAPAVALTYMFWVQGYKLMEAHRLLMSKRTCSPNLDAIRNATIDILTGLKKKIVTLTLKDKGFSTVEVSGLDIGWGQRIPLTLDKGTGLWSLKRELPEGQFEYKYIIDGEWTHNEEEPFTGPNKDGHTNNYVKVVDDPTSVDGATRERLSSEDPELLEDERLKLIQFLETCSEAEV, from the exons ATGAATTGCCTTCAGAATCTTCCCAG ATCCTCAGTCTCACCTATGTATGGCTTTGGGGGCAATCAAAGAGTCCCTTCTTCGCCTTCTTCTTTGAAGATGATGCTG CTACCGATCAAAGCCAATGATCTTAAATTGCGACTTGTCTTACAG GCGGTATCAGATTCGAAATCCACCAGCGCAGAGGTGAGTGGTGTTTCAAAcaaagaggaggaagagaaatCTGATGAATATAGCCAAGACATGACTCAAGCTATGGGTGCTG TTTTAACCTACAGGCACGAGTTGGGAATGAACTACAGCTTTGTTCGTCCTGATTTAATTGTTGGATCTTGCTTAcag ACCCCTGAAGATGTTGACAAGCTCCGTAAGATTGGGGTCAAAACCATATTCTGCTTGCAACAAGATCCAGACTTGGA ATATTTTGGAGTAGATATAAGCAGCATTCAAGCATATGCCAAGACGTTTGCGGATATTCAGCATATTCGCTGTCAAATAAG AGACTTTGATGCGTTTGATTTGAGACTGCGTCTTCCTGCCGTGGTTAGTACACTATACAAAGCCGTTCAGCGAAACGGAGGAGTTACATACGTCCACTGCACTGCTGGAATGGGAAGGGCTCCTGCTGTTGCG TTGACATACATGTTCTGGGTGCAAGGCTATAAACTTATGGAAGCTCACAGATTACTTATG AGCAAACGAACATGCTCTCCAAACTTGGATGCTATCAGAAATGCAACAATTGATATT CTTACAGGACTCAAGAAGAAGATTGTTACACTGACACTGAAAGACAAAGGGTTCTCCACAGTAGAAGTTTCTGGCCTTGACATTGGATGGGGGCAG AGGATACCTCTAACACTGGACAAGGGAACAGGACTTTGGAGCCTAAAGAGAGAATTGCCT GAAGGACagtttgaatataaatatatcatagATGGTGAATGGACACACAATGAGGAAGAGCCGTTCACAGGACCTAACAAAGATGGTCATACCAATAATTACGTAAAA GTGGTGGATGATCCAACGAGCGTGGATGGAGCAACAAGGGAGAGGTTATCGAGTGAAGACCCTGAGCTGTTGGAGGACGAACGTTTGAAACTAATCCAGTTCTTGGAGACTTGTTCTGAGGCAGAAGTTTGA